A DNA window from Hordeum vulgare subsp. vulgare chromosome 1H, MorexV3_pseudomolecules_assembly, whole genome shotgun sequence contains the following coding sequences:
- the LOC123410797 gene encoding transcription repressor OFP8-like, translated as MKAMILRRRGAGGGLRIPRKGRGFMCGCGGSKAVSVSDGSDKQSPMATPPTNTSTATTATTTMSTVATTATRRAGNSRTASLISTAAASSSFSHSSTDEADTSVGSTPSVAALLRQLAELERTVRSLQGEAADDGRRHRRTTSEGGGRRVEESVAVVKESADPLADFRRSMLQMIVEKEIVGGADLRELLHRFLSLNSPHHHHLIIRAFAEIWEEVFSGYERTPDFLVSNSHGRKRLPAANSLHGTVRC; from the coding sequence ATGAAGGCGATGATACTACGCCGCcgcggcgccggcggcggcttgcgcATCCCGAGGAAGGGCCGCGGCTTCATGTGCGGCTGCGGCGGTTCCAAGGCCGTCTCCGTCTCCGACGGCTCCGACAAGCAGTCTCCTATGGCCACGCCGCCCACCAACACATCGACCGCCACCACCGCTACCACCACCATGTCCACGGTCGCCACCACAGCGACGAGGAGGGCAGGGAACAGCAGGACGGCGTCGTTGATATCCACCGCGGCGGCGTCCTCCTCGTTCTCACACTCGTCAACGGACGAGGCCGACACCAGCGTGGGGAGCACCCCCAGCGTCGCCGCGCTCCTGCGGCAGCTCGCCGAGCTCGAGCGCACCGTCCGCTCCCTGCAGGGCGAAGCCGCCGACGACGGAAGGCGGCACAGGCGCACCACCAGCGAGGGTGGCGGCAGGAGGGTGGAGGAGAGCGTGGCGGTGGTGAAGGAGTCAGCCGACCCGCTCGCCGACTTCCGGCGGTCGATGCTGCAGATGATCGTGGAGAAGGAGATCGTGGGCGGCGCCGACCTGCGGGAGCTCCTCCACCGTTTCCTCTCCCTCAACtcgccacaccaccaccacctcatcaTCCGGGCCTTCGCCGAGATCTGGGAGGAGGTCTTCTCCGGCTACGAGCGCACCCCGGACTTCCTCGTCTCCAACTCCCACGGCAGGAAAAGGCTCCCCGCAGCCAATTCCCTCCACGGAACTGTGCGGTGCTAG